TCCGCAGAGGCCCGCGCGTTCGAGGGCTTCGTCATCCACATGCACCTTGCGTGGCTCTACTTGCTTCACGCCCAGTTCATCCGCGACGACGTGGACTTCCGTTACTGGGATCCAAAGCTCAAGAACCGCTTGGTGAAGATCGACGGGGAACCCAAGCGGTGGGAGCTCGAGCGATCCGTGAAGGAACGCTGGCCTGCAGACACGGACCCGGTGCGCGCGAACATCTCGCTGTTCATCAAGCTGCGGAATCGTCTGGAACATCGCCACGCCCATGCAGACGAGGCGCTAATGCTGAATCTCGCGGGCCATGCCCACGCCCTGCTCGTCAACTATGAGTCGGAACTGACCGACCAGTTCGGCGAGAACCAGTCACTGGCTCTGCGGCTTCGCCTGCCGATCTTCGTTGGTACGTTCACGCCCCAGGGCGAGCAGGCGCTTCGACGCTTCCGCAAGACGCTTCCCACTGATCTCCAGAGCTTCGTCACGGACTACGAGGCAGGACTCGACGAACAGGTGACAGGCGACCCGCGCTACGAGTTCCGTCTCCGAGCGATGGTCGAGCTCGCACCGAAAGACAAAGACGCAATCGCGATGCAGTTCACGCGCTACGAAGATATGACCGACGAAGAACGCGAGTTCGCTGCTGAGCTCGGGCGGCGCGGACAGGTGATCACCAAGGACCGGAAGCTACTCGTCTCCGGCCTCGGGCGGCTCCTGCCCAAGCCCGCTGCAGCTGCGGTCGAAAATGGACTCCCGTACATCTTCAACGTCAACCACTTCAGTGCTGCATGGAAGCGCAAGAAGGTCCGTCCCCCGAGCGGGGATCCGAATCCTGCAAGAACGAACTCCGACTTCTGCGAGTACGACGAACCGACGAAGTCGTATCGGTACACGCGAGCCTATGTGAACCACCTCATCAAGAAATGCTCGACTCGAGAGGGATTTATCGATTTCACCGGCATGGAGCCGCAACTCAAACATGTACCGGTAGCACCTCAGACTGCTGACCAACGCTGACATCTCGCGAGGCCTTGGAGGACACTGGATACCGTCAAGACGTGTGGGATGACGACTGCGAGCATGAGTACTCGTACAGCTGTGAATGCGACTGCGACCACTGGTGCTGGCACGAGTACCAGTGCCGCGAGTACGACTGCGACTGCGACAGCTACACAAGAACATCCGATGCCGAGGATTACGGCGGAAGCGAAAGCACGCCATTCACCCTCAAAGACGCCGTTGTCATCGCAGGTGGTGCAGCCCTAGTCATCGGCACGTTGAAGATCTTCGGCAAGAAGAGCTCCGACGCCGAAGCCGAAGACGAAAGTGGGGACGAAGCTTCATCCGAGCTGCCACAGTCGACGACCATGCTGTCGGCAGCGCCGGCACCTCCCGCGCCCCGCTCGCTGCCTCCTGCTGGCTGGTACCAGGACGGACGCCCGGAACTATTGAGGTGGTGGGACGGCGGCACCTGGACCGATCACTTCCAGCCGACGGCAATGCAGGCTGCAGCGGTTGCCCCCGCTGTCCCCGCAGGCTGGTACCACGACAGCCAGGGTCGCATCCGATGGTGGGACGGCCGCAGCTGGACTCAGCACGTCCAGTAATGCGGTGTACTCGCAGGGTCGTTGCTCAGAGCATCGCCTGCACCGACGCCGGGTGCTCGTCGAACTAGAAGCCGTCGCCGTCTACTAATGTCAACCTTTTCGCGGCCTCAGTCCACCGGAGGCTCCTCGCCGGCCTGGAAGCACGCACCGCTCCTGAACACCTCCGGCGCGCCCTCCCAGTCCTCTGGGTGGCTGATGCTGAGCAATTTGTACTGCTGCGCGTGCGTGCTGTCATAGGGGGTATCGGAGTCGAGCTTCATCCGGCTGTGGTCCTTGATCAACAGCATCTCCACCACCCGCGCGGCGGTCTGCAGGTCGTCCGCGATCGTTCCGGCGTCGATGTCGGTCGGGCTGAGGATCTTCCCGTCGGTGTCGAGGTCGACGTAGAAGCCGAGCATCTTCTCCTCGTTGGCGGCCTTCCCTGCTGCTTTCGCCTCGGCGTCGCGCGCGGCGAACCAGGCATCCCAGTCGGCCTGCGAGCCGTCGACGGGGGCGTCCTCGTAGAGCGACCCGTAGTCGCCCCAGAACGCCTCAAGCTCCTGGCCGAAGACGAACGCGGCCATGTACTTGACCGCGTGCCTGCGCCCATCGGAGGCGAGGCGCTCGACGATCTTCGGTTCCGCGCTGCCGCTGTTCCATGCGGACTCGAACGTCTCGTACAGCCACAGCGCCTTGCCTAGCTCTTCCTGGGCGAGCACCGTCAGGGAGCGCGCCCTGCCGATCGAGCCGTGCTCTAGCAGCAGGTTCGCGTCTGTGACGAGGTTCGTCGCGTTATCCATCAGCGACTTCCAGAAGTCTCGCGCGACGGCAGGGGTCAGTTCCATGCCACAAGTATGCGGTCGACCCACGACAACGAAGCGGCGCGCCTTTGTCGTTCAGAAATCGGTCGTCTTTTGAACAGTTGATCAGGACATGAACTCGAAGCCGGAATCGGCGCGTCGGCGTTCAACAACCCGTTCAATAACAGGTACCGTCGAAAGAAACAACTGAACACGTTTATTGAACGGAGCAACGACCATGGGGCTGGTTGGACTGGTGCGAGTGAGCACGAAGGGCCAGGAGACGGCGAGGCAGCACGACGCCCTCGACCCCATCTGCGTGAAGGTCTTCGAGGAGAAGGTCAGCGGGAAGCTCAAGGTCGAGGATCGCCCCGGTCTGGCAGCGGCGCTGGACTACATGCGCGAGGGCGACATGCTCGCCGTGCACGAGGTGAACCGGCTGGGACGCAGCCTCCTCGAGGGGCTGATCGTTCTCACCGACCTCTTCGAGCGCGGCATCGCCGTGAAGGTACTCGATGGCATCGCGCAGGGCGAGCACACCGAGCGGAGCCTAATTCTTGATCTGGCGCTCGCGCTGGCCGAGGACCGCCGGCGCGACATCGTGCGCAAGACCAAGCACGGGCTGGACGCGGCACGCGCCCGCGGCAAGGTCGGGGGCCGACCTCGGGTGGTCGACGACGACAAGCGAGCGGTGATCCTGGCTCGGCGCGAGAAGGGCGAGTCGATCCGGGTGATCGCCTCTGCGGTTGGCGTGTCAGTGGGCACGGTGTCGGGCGTCCTGGCGGACGCTGCTCTACAAGACGACAGCGACAAGGGGGCCAAAGCATGAGCTTGACGAACGAATTGCGCAATCCGGGGTCACCCGTCCGCGCGTACCTCGACGGGGTCTCGCCGATTCTAGCGGCGACGCGTGGGAACAGCAGCACCGCACGTCAGGCGGCCGCTGCTCTCGGCCTCGTCGATCTCGCGGGGAAGGCGTTGCTCGTGCCAGCCGGCGACGCCGTGGACAAGCCTCTGTCAGGAACGGCGTTCGACATCCGGGCACGGATCGAGCTCGGCGGGTTCGCCCCAGCCGGATCGACGTCCGCCGCAGGCATAGAAGCACTGTCAGGCCTGGCGGCACTGGTCGACAACGGCGAGCACCGCGCACGGGTTCTCAGCGAAGCGTTCCGGGTCGGCGACGAACTGCTGGGCAAGCCCGGCGATGCGTCCGACCTGACGAGGGCCTCGATCCTTTTCGCCTACTGCGAGCAGGTCTACAGGGGCGGCCCCGACGCGCTGTCTGGAACTCTGGGTGCGGCCTGCGACGAGGCGGAGGGAGGACTGGGCCTGGCGCAGGCGATCTCCGAGGCGGCGCTCGATGACGTCGAAGCCCTCATGAGAGCGAGCCGCCTGCAGATCGACGCCTGGCGCGAGCGCATTGCGGCAGGAGCGCGGTTCGAGCCCAACCCGGGCTTCAGCGGCGCGAAGCTCCTGGGCGGTGCCGACGGCGACTGGATGATCGGGGACGCGCTCATCGATTGCAAGGCCTACGGTGAGCTGAGCGTCGCCAAGCTCCGCGACTTCCTCCGCCAGTTGCTGGGTTACGTCATGCTCGACCTCGAGGATGCCCTCGGCATCCGTGAAGTCGGTGTCTGGCTGCCGCGGCAACAATCTTTGAAGACGTGGACGCTCGAGCAGCTGCTCGGCGGGGATCCGGAGACGCTCCTGCCGAAGCTGCGCGAAGGCTTCGTCGGGGCGACAATGCGCAACCAGATCGCC
This portion of the Arthrobacter woluwensis genome encodes:
- a CDS encoding DUF3644 domain-containing protein, which encodes MTDLDANWVLLPIVFSTWITPEYCSFASGRYAPAMARPPRWQTTLDASVEEACLAVRLYNDSAEARAFEGFVIHMHLAWLYLLHAQFIRDDVDFRYWDPKLKNRLVKIDGEPKRWELERSVKERWPADTDPVRANISLFIKLRNRLEHRHAHADEALMLNLAGHAHALLVNYESELTDQFGENQSLALRLRLPIFVGTFTPQGEQALRRFRKTLPTDLQSFVTDYEAGLDEQVTGDPRYEFRLRAMVELAPKDKDAIAMQFTRYEDMTDEEREFAAELGRRGQVITKDRKLLVSGLGRLLPKPAAAAVENGLPYIFNVNHFSAAWKRKKVRPPSGDPNPARTNSDFCEYDEPTKSYRYTRAYVNHLIKKCSTREGFIDFTGMEPQLKHVPVAPQTADQR
- a CDS encoding DUF2510 domain-containing protein, whose product is MWDDDCEHEYSYSCECDCDHWCWHEYQCREYDCDCDSYTRTSDAEDYGGSESTPFTLKDAVVIAGGAALVIGTLKIFGKKSSDAEAEDESGDEASSELPQSTTMLSAAPAPPAPRSLPPAGWYQDGRPELLRWWDGGTWTDHFQPTAMQAAAVAPAVPAGWYHDSQGRIRWWDGRSWTQHVQ
- a CDS encoding AbiV family abortive infection protein, whose translation is MELTPAVARDFWKSLMDNATNLVTDANLLLEHGSIGRARSLTVLAQEELGKALWLYETFESAWNSGSAEPKIVERLASDGRRHAVKYMAAFVFGQELEAFWGDYGSLYEDAPVDGSQADWDAWFAARDAEAKAAGKAANEEKMLGFYVDLDTDGKILSPTDIDAGTIADDLQTAARVVEMLLIKDHSRMKLDSDTPYDSTHAQQYKLLSISHPEDWEGAPEVFRSGACFQAGEEPPVD
- a CDS encoding recombinase family protein; its protein translation is MGLVGLVRVSTKGQETARQHDALDPICVKVFEEKVSGKLKVEDRPGLAAALDYMREGDMLAVHEVNRLGRSLLEGLIVLTDLFERGIAVKVLDGIAQGEHTERSLILDLALALAEDRRRDIVRKTKHGLDAARARGKVGGRPRVVDDDKRAVILARREKGESIRVIASAVGVSVGTVSGVLADAALQDDSDKGAKA